The Pseudomonas wenzhouensis genome has a segment encoding these proteins:
- the nusG gene encoding transcription termination/antitermination protein NusG, whose protein sequence is MAKRWYVVHAYSGYEKHVMRSLIERVKLAGMEDDFGEILVPTEEVVEMRNGQKRKSERKFFPGYVLVQMEMNEATWHLIKDTPRVMGFIGGTADKPAPITEKEAEAILRRVADSGDKPKPKTLFEPGEMVRVVDGPFADFGGVVEEVNYEKSRIQVAVTIFGRSTPVELEFSQVEKA, encoded by the coding sequence GTGGCTAAGCGTTGGTACGTCGTGCATGCTTACTCCGGTTACGAGAAGCATGTCATGCGCTCGCTCATCGAGCGCGTGAAACTGGCTGGGATGGAAGATGACTTCGGCGAGATTCTCGTGCCCACTGAAGAAGTGGTCGAGATGCGCAATGGTCAGAAGCGCAAGAGTGAGCGCAAGTTCTTCCCTGGCTATGTTCTTGTGCAGATGGAAATGAACGAGGCGACTTGGCACTTGATCAAGGATACCCCGCGCGTCATGGGTTTCATTGGTGGTACGGCTGACAAGCCGGCGCCAATTACCGAGAAAGAAGCTGAGGCCATTCTGCGTCGTGTTGCCGATAGTGGCGACAAGCCCAAACCGAAAACGTTGTTCGAGCCGGGCGAGATGGTTCGTGTTGTCGATGGCCCGTTCGCTGATTTTGGCGGTGTCGTCGAAGAAGTGAATTACGAGAAAAGCCGCATCCAGGTTGCTGTGACCATTTTCGGTCGCTCAACCCCGGTCGAGCTGGAGTTCAGTCAGGTCGAGAAGGCATAA
- the secE gene encoding preprotein translocase subunit SecE yields the protein MNVKAEAKDSRFDLVKWLVVAALVVVGVVGNQYFSAEPVLYRVLGLVVLGAVAAFVAFQTARGQAFAVLLKEARVEIRKVVWPTRQETTQTTLIVVAVVLVMALLLWGLDSLLGWLISLIVG from the coding sequence ATGAATGTTAAGGCTGAAGCCAAAGACTCTCGCTTTGATCTGGTCAAGTGGCTGGTTGTCGCTGCCCTGGTTGTAGTGGGTGTGGTGGGTAATCAGTACTTTTCTGCAGAGCCTGTTCTGTATCGTGTTCTGGGTTTGGTCGTGCTGGGCGCTGTTGCTGCATTCGTGGCGTTTCAGACTGCTCGCGGTCAGGCTTTCGCGGTACTGCTGAAAGAAGCGCGCGTCGAGATTCGTAAGGTTGTTTGGCCGACTCGCCAGGAGACCACTCAGACTACTCTGATCGTGGTCGCTGTGGTGTTGGTCATGGCGCTGCTGTTGTGGGGGCTCGATTCCCTGCTCGGCTGGCTGATTTCGCTGATTGTTGGTTAA
- the tuf gene encoding elongation factor Tu, which translates to MAKEKFERSKPHVNVGTIGHVDHGKTTLTAALTRVCSEVFGSARVDFDKIDSAPEEKARGITISTSHVEYDTPPRHYAHVDCPGHADYVKNMITGAAQMDGAILVVAATDGPMPQTREHILLGRQVGVPYIIVFLNKCDMVDDAELLELVEMEVRDLLSTYDFPGDDTPIIIGSALMALNGEDTNEMGTTAVKKLVETLDTYIPEPVRAIDRPFLLPIEDVFSISGRGTVVTGRVERGIVKIQEEIEIVGLRPTTKTTCTGVEMFRKLLDEGRAGENCGVLLRGTKRDEVERGQVLAKPGTIKPHTKFEAEVYVLSKEEGGRHTPFFKGYRPQFYFRTTDVTGSCELPEGVEMVMPGDNIKMVVTLIKPIAMEDGLRFAIREGGRTVGAGVVAKIIE; encoded by the coding sequence ATGGCTAAAGAAAAATTTGAACGTTCAAAACCGCACGTTAACGTTGGTACTATCGGCCACGTTGACCACGGTAAAACTACTCTGACCGCTGCTCTGACCCGTGTCTGCTCCGAAGTATTCGGTTCGGCCCGTGTTGACTTCGACAAGATCGACAGCGCGCCGGAAGAGAAGGCTCGTGGTATCACCATCTCTACTTCTCACGTAGAGTACGATACTCCACCTCGCCACTACGCACACGTAGACTGCCCAGGACACGCCGACTATGTTAAAAACATGATCACAGGTGCTGCACAGATGGACGGTGCAATCCTGGTTGTTGCTGCGACTGATGGCCCAATGCCACAAACTCGTGAGCACATCCTGTTAGGTCGTCAGGTTGGCGTTCCTTACATCATTGTGTTCCTGAACAAATGTGACATGGTTGACGACGCTGAGCTGCTGGAGCTGGTCGAGATGGAAGTTCGCGACCTGCTGAGCACCTACGATTTCCCGGGTGACGACACTCCGATCATCATCGGTTCCGCGCTGATGGCGCTGAACGGCGAAGACACCAACGAGATGGGCACCACTGCCGTCAAGAAGCTGGTTGAAACGCTGGACACCTACATCCCTGAGCCGGTTCGTGCAATTGACCGTCCATTCCTGCTGCCAATTGAAGACGTATTCTCAATCTCCGGCCGCGGTACTGTTGTGACCGGTCGTGTAGAGCGCGGTATCGTCAAGATCCAGGAAGAAATCGAAATCGTTGGTCTGCGTCCGACCACCAAAACCACCTGCACCGGCGTTGAGATGTTCCGCAAGCTGCTGGACGAAGGTCGTGCTGGTGAGAACTGCGGCGTGCTGCTGCGCGGCACCAAGCGTGATGAAGTCGAGCGTGGTCAGGTTCTGGCCAAGCCGGGCACCATCAAGCCGCACACCAAGTTCGAAGCTGAAGTGTACGTGCTGTCCAAGGAAGAAGGTGGTCGTCACACCCCGTTCTTCAAGGGCTACCGTCCGCAGTTCTACTTCCGTACCACTGACGTGACCGGTTCGTGCGAACTGCCGGAAGGCGTTGAGATGGTAATGCCTGGCGACAACATCAAGATGGTTGTCACCCTGATCAAGCCGATCGCCATGGAAGACGGCCTGCGCTTCGCGATTCGCGAAGGTGGTCGTACCGTTGGTGCCGGCGTGGTTGCCAAGATCATCGAATAA
- a CDS encoding SPOR domain-containing protein, translating into MRWILLLLLLLNAFYYVWHQQQAPLRAKEVAPAAAYQTARKDIQLLSEADASGARVHAPSTAAPVEAAVCLFLGSFEQEERARVVEQRLLSLDIEADVRSVDAAAGVEYWVYLPPLASRQASLRQLRELQARRIDSYIITQGELANGISLGIFPRSDSAASVMQRLRNAGYEPQVRELSRAHRSFWVRVSPESRRLADEFLLGQLAGDFAGLQHQLMPCEGVALPQ; encoded by the coding sequence ATGCGCTGGATTCTGCTATTGCTTCTACTGCTGAATGCCTTTTATTACGTCTGGCATCAGCAGCAGGCGCCCTTGCGTGCCAAGGAGGTGGCGCCGGCAGCTGCTTACCAGACGGCGCGCAAGGATATACAGCTCCTGAGTGAGGCGGATGCGTCTGGCGCTCGGGTGCATGCGCCGTCCACTGCGGCTCCTGTCGAGGCTGCTGTATGTCTCTTTCTGGGGAGCTTCGAGCAGGAGGAGAGGGCGCGTGTGGTGGAGCAGCGTCTGCTGAGCCTGGATATCGAGGCCGACGTGCGCAGTGTCGATGCTGCTGCCGGTGTCGAATACTGGGTTTATCTGCCGCCCCTGGCTTCGCGTCAGGCTTCATTGAGGCAACTGCGCGAGTTGCAGGCCCGGCGCATTGATAGCTACATCATCACCCAGGGCGAGCTGGCCAATGGTATATCGCTTGGTATTTTCCCGCGTAGCGATTCGGCCGCCAGCGTCATGCAGCGCTTGCGTAATGCGGGTTATGAGCCGCAAGTGCGGGAGCTGTCGCGTGCGCATCGTAGTTTTTGGGTGCGTGTATCCCCGGAAAGCCGGCGACTGGCCGATGAATTTTTGCTTGGCCAGCTCGCGGGAGACTTCGCGGGTTTGCAGCATCAATTAATGCCATGTGAAGGCGTTGCATTGCCTCAGTAG
- a CDS encoding pantothenate kinase, with protein MILELDCGNSFIKWRVISEDGRRLLAGVVDSDAALFDALANASAVCVTRCRLVSVRSDVETEQLLVRLRDSLGVDAVCAQSARQVGVVCNGYEDFQRLGLDRWLAVLGAYHLGRCACLVLDLGTAVTADFISADGRHLGGFICPGLPLMRDQLSTHTRRIRYDREVALAALQELEPGRSTAEAVERGCVMMLRGFVAEQLRQAQVHFPDGFEVFLTGGDAELVRDVAPGAQVVPDLVFVGLAIACPMS; from the coding sequence ATGATTCTTGAGCTCGACTGCGGGAACAGCTTTATAAAGTGGCGAGTGATTTCCGAAGACGGACGCCGTTTGCTGGCGGGCGTAGTGGACTCGGATGCTGCGCTCTTCGACGCGTTGGCGAATGCCTCGGCAGTGTGTGTAACGCGCTGCCGCCTGGTCAGCGTACGCAGTGATGTCGAGACGGAGCAGTTGTTGGTGCGTCTGAGGGACTCTCTGGGTGTCGATGCCGTATGTGCGCAGTCGGCTCGTCAGGTTGGTGTCGTGTGCAATGGTTACGAGGATTTCCAGCGCCTTGGCCTTGATCGTTGGCTGGCTGTCCTGGGCGCCTATCACCTGGGGCGGTGTGCTTGTCTGGTGCTCGATCTTGGGACGGCAGTGACGGCTGATTTTATTTCCGCTGATGGCCGGCATCTTGGTGGGTTCATTTGCCCAGGTCTGCCATTGATGCGTGATCAACTCAGCACCCATACCCGACGCATACGCTATGACCGGGAGGTTGCGCTGGCGGCGCTGCAGGAGCTGGAACCTGGGCGTTCCACTGCAGAGGCCGTCGAGCGTGGTTGTGTAATGATGCTGCGAGGTTTTGTTGCTGAGCAGCTGCGGCAGGCGCAGGTGCATTTCCCTGATGGCTTTGAGGTTTTTCTCACCGGAGGCGATGCCGAGTTGGTGCGCGACGTGGCTCCGGGTGCGCAGGTTGTTCCTGATCTGGTATTTGTTGGGCTGGCCATCGCCTGCCCCATGAGCTGA
- the birA gene encoding bifunctional biotin--[acetyl-CoA-carboxylase] ligase/biotin operon repressor BirA — protein sequence MLELLKLLQDGRFHSGEALGAHLGISRSAVWKQLQGLEAELGIGVFKVPGRGYRLSSPMVLLDAERLSRETALLQWPIFVETSVDSTNAEIFRRLDAGVKAPFVLLAERQMAGRGRRGRAWVSPFAENLYCSLVLRVDGGMSQVEALSLTVGLAVAKTLQDSGLGDVGLKWPNDVLCAGHKISGILLELAGDPADVCHVVIGIGINVNMMIDATIAIDQPWTSVRQCIGRMVDRNELAVRLLLQLRECLSRHWQGGFASLRDEWEALHAWRGRNVALTAGNNATLGTVVGVDERGAIRLSVEGVEHAFSGGELSLRLQHDS from the coding sequence ATGCTGGAATTGTTGAAACTTCTACAGGATGGCCGATTCCATTCCGGTGAGGCTCTCGGAGCGCATCTGGGGATAAGCCGCAGTGCTGTCTGGAAGCAGTTGCAAGGCCTGGAGGCTGAGTTGGGCATCGGCGTGTTCAAGGTTCCTGGGCGCGGCTACCGATTGTCGTCGCCGATGGTCTTGCTGGATGCTGAACGTCTTTCCCGTGAAACAGCATTGCTGCAATGGCCAATCTTCGTTGAGACCAGTGTTGACTCGACCAACGCTGAAATTTTCCGGCGCCTTGATGCAGGGGTAAAAGCCCCCTTCGTGCTGCTTGCTGAGCGGCAGATGGCTGGACGTGGCCGGCGTGGCCGGGCCTGGGTGAGTCCTTTTGCCGAGAATCTATATTGCAGTCTCGTGTTGCGTGTCGACGGCGGTATGAGCCAGGTTGAGGCGTTGAGCCTCACGGTGGGGCTTGCTGTTGCAAAGACGCTGCAGGATTCGGGTTTAGGTGATGTAGGGCTCAAGTGGCCGAATGACGTGCTGTGTGCCGGGCACAAGATCTCCGGGATACTTCTGGAACTTGCAGGTGACCCGGCTGATGTCTGCCATGTGGTCATAGGGATTGGTATCAACGTCAATATGATGATCGATGCGACTATCGCCATCGACCAGCCGTGGACTTCGGTGCGGCAATGTATCGGGCGAATGGTCGACCGTAATGAATTGGCTGTGCGCCTGTTGCTGCAGTTGCGGGAGTGTCTGTCTCGTCACTGGCAGGGTGGATTTGCCAGCCTGCGAGATGAGTGGGAGGCCCTACACGCCTGGCGCGGGCGCAATGTGGCCCTGACGGCGGGCAACAATGCCACCTTGGGTACGGTCGTTGGTGTTGATGAGCGTGGCGCTATACGGCTGAGCGTCGAGGGTGTTGAGCATGCGTTCAGTGGCGGTGAGTTGAGCCTGAGGCTGCAGCATGATTCTTGA